CGCCCGCCGCCGCCGGCGCCTCCCGGCCGATCGCTTCGGGGTCCGACGCCCGCAGCACCTCCGGCATCGGCAGCCGCTGAAGCGCCTGCCAGCGAAGCTTGCGCGCCTTGATCGCCTCCTCGAGCGCCTCCCGCTCGCGCGCGAAACGCTCCAGCTCCCCCCGCTCGAGAAAGTAAAGATCCCTTCCCAGCTCCCACCGCTCCGCCAGGGCCTCGAGCGCCTCCCGCACGAGCGCCACCGCCCGCACGAACGCGTCCTTGCACCGCTCCCGCCAGGGGATATGGCGCTGCGCCCCCGCCAGATCCGCCCGGACCTCCTCCTCCAGCGACCCTGCGCCGTGCCGGCGGAGCAGCTCCCCGAGCGACGCCTCCGCCTCCAGCCGCTCGCGCTTGCGGCGCTCATGAAGCTCCGCCGGCGACGGCCCCGCGGCCCTGCGGTACTGCTCGATCCGCTGACGCGGATACGACGGATCCTCCGCCCAGCGCGGCTCGGCCAGCTCCAGCTCGTTCACCGCCCGGTGGCCGTACTCCTTCAGGAACTCCTCGAGCGTCCGCTCCCCCCGCGCCACCCGGTAGAGGGCGATATTGGACTCGACCGTCGTGTCCCCTTCCAGCCCCGAAAGAAGCCGCGCCGCCAGCGCCCGCCCCTCCTCCGGCCCGAGCGCGAGCTCCAGCGTCCCCGACAGCCGCCCGTGGTAGTAGCCGGCGAGAAACCCCGGTTTCAGGAACTCCGCGCCGAAATCATTGAGCGCCCGCTCGCGCTCCGCCACCTCGCCGAGCAGCTCCCCCACCGTCAGCGTCTCCAGCCGCCGCTCCCGCGCCCGCACCACGTACGCCTCGAACGCCGGAAGGACCCGGCTTTCGAGATCCCTCAACCCCCCTCGCGCCGCCCGCCGCAGGAGCCGCCCCGCCCGGATCATGAGGAAAATGTATCCGGGGAGCTTCAGGAGAAATCCCGCCCCCGCCCGTTCGACGTTGAACTTCGTGGGACGGCCCGCCAGGACTTCCGCCGAGCGCGCCGCTCCGTCCACGTCGTACTCCATCGGGAAGCGCCCGAAGAAAAGCTCCGCCGCGCGCTCCAGATCCGCGTAGATCCGCCCGCCCACCAGGTCCAGGAACCCCTCGCGCCGCACCCGCGCCGAGGGGACGAACCCGAGGTCCTCGTAGAGCCGGAGAAACCCGTTCCCCATGAATCCGCGCCCCACGATGTCCCACGTCAGGGGCGTCGGCGCGGGCAGCGTCTCGGCCAGGTTGTGGATCGCCCAGGCCGCGCGCGGACGGCCGGCCGCGCGCTCGGCGAACCGGCGGATCTCCTCGCGGCGGATTTCGGGAAGCGCCCGCGCGATCTCCAGCCCCCGGATCGGACGCCCCTGAAGGAGCACCGCGCGCCCGTCCGCGATCCCCCACTCCACGTCCACCGGCGCCCCGAAGTACTCCTCGACGCGCAGCCCCAGCCGCGCCAGCTCGATCACCTCCGCGTCCGTCACGCACGGCGCCTCCGCGGTGCGCACGCGGCGCTCCAGAATCCGCAGCGACCCGCGGTCCACCTGGAACGCGTCCGGCTCCACGTGGCCCCGCACGATCGCCTCCCCCAGCCCCGGCGACGCTTCGATCACGATCCGGCCGTCCTCGGGACGGTTGGGATCCTGCGTGAACAGAATCCCGGAGCGCTCCGAGGGGAACATCGCCATGATCGTCACCGCCGTCCCGGGGAGCCCGCGGATGTCGTGCCGCTCCCGGTACGTCACCGCCCGCGGGCTCATCCAGGAATCGAACACCGCGCTCACCGCCGCCGCGAGCATCTCCCACGGATCGTCGGGAAAGGGGCGCCCCGCCGCGTCCCGGAAGGCCGCCAGCGCCCGCCGCGCCTGCTCCTCCGCGGAACCGTCGATCCCCTCGAACGC
This portion of the Planctomycetota bacterium genome encodes:
- a CDS encoding PEP/pyruvate-binding domain-containing protein: MSVSVAPPRLRFIHCFAPGAAEENPSKEALGGKGYSLVAMTRAGLPVPPGFVVETRCCAEYYAAGRAWPAGLEAEIRTALAWLEAVTGRTLGRGPRPLTVAVRSGAAVSMPGMMDTVLNVGLRPDLVDCYPDRERFWRDLRDYVRSYGETVCGIDPRAFEGIDGSAEEQARRALAAFRDAAGRPFPDDPWEMLAAAVSAVFDSWMSPRAVTYRERHDIRGLPGTAVTIMAMFPSERSGILFTQDPNRPEDGRIVIEASPGLGEAIVRGHVEPDAFQVDRGSLRILERRVRTAEAPCVTDAEVIELARLGLRVEEYFGAPVDVEWGIADGRAVLLQGRPIRGLEIARALPEIRREEIRRFAERAAGRPRAAWAIHNLAETLPAPTPLTWDIVGRGFMGNGFLRLYEDLGFVPSARVRREGFLDLVGGRIYADLERAAELFFGRFPMEYDVDGAARSAEVLAGRPTKFNVERAGAGFLLKLPGYIFLMIRAGRLLRRAARGGLRDLESRVLPAFEAYVVRARERRLETLTVGELLGEVAERERALNDFGAEFLKPGFLAGYYHGRLSGTLELALGPEEGRALAARLLSGLEGDTTVESNIALYRVARGERTLEEFLKEYGHRAVNELELAEPRWAEDPSYPRQRIEQYRRAAGPSPAELHERRKRERLEAEASLGELLRRHGAGSLEEEVRADLAGAQRHIPWRERCKDAFVRAVALVREALEALAERWELGRDLYFLERGELERFAREREALEEAIKARKLRWQALQRLPMPEVLRASDPEAIGREAPAAAGDGVFEGLGVAAGVGTGTARVLRSPEEAGDLTSGYVLVCPTTDPSWTPLFVHAAGLVVERGGMLSHGAIVARDFGIPAVVLPQATRLLPDGAPVRIDGGRGRVEILKGGRP